In Dolichospermum flos-aquae CCAP 1403/13F, the following proteins share a genomic window:
- a CDS encoding LLM class flavin-dependent oxidoreductase, producing MSAKRQFRLGAFIQATGHHISAWRHPNTQIDAGLNFEHYKEITQTAERGLFDAVFLADSPGVWGGSPETQIRNGKMAHFEPVTLFSALSSVTKNIGFISTASTTYEDPYTLARKFASLDHLSNGRAGWNVVTTGNENAAANFGLEHHPEHSQRYERAEEFVEVVQGLWDSWEDDAFIKDRESGVYFDADKLHTLNHKGKHFAVRGPLNVARPPQGYPVIVQAGASEPGRDLAARTAEVIFTANQTLADAQEFYADVKGRLAKYGRSPDDLKIMPGAFPIIGRTEEEAQEKYEFLQSLIHPDVAWGILANYYKGVDLSKYSLDDIAPELPTDTNNNKSRLKLVKDLATRGTLTLRELYRSLATARGHRTILGTPEAIADQLEEWFINGAADGFNIMPPILPTGLDEFVNLVVPVLQKRGLFRTEYEGSTLRENLGLRRPVNRFAVQQQEKTLAFV from the coding sequence GAACGGGGGTTATTTGATGCTGTTTTTCTAGCAGATAGTCCAGGCGTTTGGGGTGGTTCTCCTGAAACTCAAATTCGTAATGGGAAAATGGCTCATTTTGAGCCTGTTACTCTATTTTCGGCTTTATCCTCCGTTACCAAAAACATCGGTTTTATTTCCACTGCTTCCACTACCTACGAAGATCCTTACACATTGGCACGGAAGTTTGCTTCCCTAGACCATTTAAGTAACGGCCGTGCAGGATGGAATGTAGTCACCACAGGTAATGAGAATGCGGCGGCTAATTTTGGACTGGAACATCATCCAGAACACAGCCAACGTTATGAACGGGCTGAAGAGTTTGTGGAAGTGGTGCAAGGATTGTGGGATAGTTGGGAGGATGATGCCTTTATCAAAGATAGAGAATCTGGTGTTTATTTTGATGCGGACAAACTGCATACATTGAATCACAAGGGCAAACATTTTGCTGTTAGAGGTCCTTTAAATGTTGCTCGTCCACCCCAAGGTTATCCTGTCATTGTCCAAGCTGGTGCTTCTGAACCAGGAAGAGATTTAGCGGCACGCACTGCTGAGGTAATTTTCACTGCTAATCAAACTTTAGCCGATGCTCAGGAATTTTACGCGGATGTTAAAGGGCGGTTGGCGAAATATGGACGTTCCCCCGATGATCTTAAAATCATGCCTGGTGCTTTCCCCATTATAGGGCGTACCGAAGAAGAAGCTCAGGAAAAATATGAGTTTTTGCAATCTTTAATTCATCCTGATGTAGCTTGGGGAATTTTAGCTAACTATTACAAAGGTGTGGATTTGTCTAAATATTCTTTAGATGATATAGCTCCTGAATTACCCACTGATACCAACAATAACAAGAGTCGTCTGAAACTGGTTAAGGATTTAGCTACTCGTGGCACTCTCACACTGCGTGAGTTATATCGTTCTTTGGCGACCGCACGGGGTCATCGTACCATTTTGGGTACTCCTGAAGCCATCGCTGATCAATTAGAAGAATGGTTTATCAATGGTGCGGCGGATGGTTTTAATATTATGCCACCGATCCTACCTACAGGATTGGATGAGTTTGTGAATTTAGTCGTTCCTGTTCTGCAAAAACGCGGACTCTTTCGTACTGAATATGAGGGTAGTACCTTGCGTGAAAACCTTGGTTTACGTCGTCCAGTTAATCGTTTTGCTGTTCAACAACAGGAAAAAACGTTGGCATTTGTGTAA
- a CDS encoding amidohydrolase family protein — protein MTKYSKLKSSPSAAVRANLDYPVIDTDVHTNDFTPALEDYIAHYGGVKLVDELRKAESSRLNSKTEGKDWYQQTPEERQNNRTIRSPWWARVTRNTLDLATYTLPALLYERQAEQGSDYSVLFPNNALAAAGASKENRQLLQRAINHYHADIYRPYSDRLTVVAGIPMTTPQEAIEELEFAVNTLGLKVANIPGGVKRPIKAIADKYPADQFPEIGKYASYIDFFGLDSEYDYDPFWAKAVELGVPLTTHYGSQGWTGRSSISNYMNNHIGHFADGSQAFAKALFFGGVTRRFPQLRVGMLEGGADWGAHVYIHLVDRFSKRSLEGLQNYNPDLANPDELFELFAQYGGEITQGHSLSKEELTKSVLGASFNRHSRSPVGSELEDFGAAGIQSIEDIRDLWVNSFFFGSESDDRTIAAAFNDKANPLGVKLNAIYSSDVGHWDVPDLTAPLAESWDLVREGVISEDDFKAYVFGNPHKFYTQANPDFFKDTAVESKLPKTESQVENKTLVSV, from the coding sequence ATGACTAAATATAGCAAATTGAAAAGCTCCCCCTCCGCCGCAGTCAGAGCCAATCTTGATTATCCTGTCATTGATACTGATGTTCACACTAATGACTTTACTCCTGCTCTTGAGGATTATATTGCTCACTACGGCGGTGTGAAGCTGGTAGATGAATTACGCAAAGCTGAATCCTCCCGTCTCAATTCCAAGACTGAAGGTAAAGACTGGTATCAACAAACTCCAGAAGAACGTCAGAACAACCGCACAATTCGATCGCCTTGGTGGGCTAGAGTTACCCGTAATACCTTAGATTTGGCTACCTATACTCTCCCCGCATTACTCTATGAACGTCAAGCGGAGCAAGGCTCAGACTATTCTGTACTATTTCCTAATAATGCCTTAGCTGCGGCTGGTGCAAGTAAGGAGAACCGTCAATTATTGCAACGGGCGATTAATCATTATCATGCTGATATTTACCGCCCATATAGCGATCGCCTGACAGTAGTAGCTGGTATCCCCATGACTACTCCCCAAGAAGCGATTGAAGAGTTAGAATTTGCGGTAAATACACTAGGTTTGAAAGTTGCAAATATTCCTGGTGGTGTGAAACGTCCAATTAAAGCGATCGCAGATAAATATCCTGCCGATCAATTCCCCGAAATTGGCAAATATGCCTCTTACATTGACTTTTTCGGTCTAGATAGTGAATACGACTATGATCCCTTCTGGGCTAAAGCCGTCGAATTAGGCGTACCTCTCACCACTCATTACGGTAGCCAAGGATGGACTGGACGCTCCTCCATTAGTAACTACATGAACAACCACATCGGTCACTTTGCTGATGGTTCACAAGCGTTTGCCAAAGCCTTGTTTTTTGGTGGTGTAACTAGACGCTTCCCACAATTGCGTGTTGGGATGCTAGAAGGTGGTGCAGATTGGGGCGCTCACGTCTACATTCATTTAGTGGATCGTTTCTCCAAACGGAGTTTAGAAGGACTGCAAAACTACAACCCAGATTTAGCTAATCCTGATGAGTTGTTTGAGTTATTTGCACAGTATGGTGGAGAAATTACTCAAGGACATTCCCTCAGCAAAGAAGAATTAACTAAGAGTGTATTGGGAGCTTCCTTCAACCGTCACAGTCGTTCACCTGTGGGTAGTGAGTTGGAAGATTTTGGTGCAGCAGGTATTCAGTCAATTGAAGATATACGCGATCTTTGGGTGAACAGTTTCTTCTTTGGTTCTGAATCTGATGATCGTACCATTGCAGCCGCATTCAACGACAAAGCCAACCCCTTGGGAGTCAAGCTTAATGCCATTTACTCCTCCGATGTTGGTCACTGGGATGTACCCGATCTCACCGCACCTTTAGCGGAAAGCTGGGATTTGGTAAGAGAAGGCGTGATTTCTGAAGATGACTTCAAGGCTTATGTATTCGGCAATCCTCATAAATTCTACACCCAAGCTAACCCCGATTTCTTCAAAGATACAGCAGTAGAATCCAAACTACCTAAGACCGAATCTCAAGTAGAGAACAAAACTTTGGTAAGTGTGTAA
- a CDS encoding sulfite exporter TauE/SafE family protein, which translates to MGVKILMRNIWAFAWGALVGILGGLIGLGGAEFRLPVLVSIFNYRTLQAIIINLMVSLVTVTFSFIFRSGIIGLENVFSNLTVIINILAGSLIGSYVGVNYATKINEKTLNRVVVVFLFFLSFVLIGHNFIFSLQSWQLPNLLRIGIAFVAGIVIGIFSSMLGVAGGELIIPTIIMVFAIDIKLAGSLSLAISIPTIIMGLYKYKSQQRLKEVKSEQGFIVSMASGSILGAFIGSSLLRYVASSSLYVILGIILLLSALKLAKHKH; encoded by the coding sequence ATGGGTGTGAAAATTTTGATGCGGAATATTTGGGCGTTTGCTTGGGGTGCTTTGGTTGGAATTCTTGGGGGATTAATTGGTTTAGGTGGTGCAGAATTTCGCCTACCAGTTTTAGTTAGCATTTTTAACTATCGAACTTTACAAGCAATTATTATTAATCTCATGGTGAGTCTCGTTACTGTCACTTTTTCTTTCATTTTTCGGAGTGGCATTATTGGTCTTGAGAATGTTTTCTCAAACCTGACAGTAATCATTAATATTTTGGCAGGTTCTCTGATTGGTTCTTATGTTGGAGTTAACTATGCCACCAAAATCAACGAAAAAACTTTAAATCGAGTTGTTGTTGTTTTTCTATTTTTTCTCAGCTTTGTATTAATTGGACATAATTTTATTTTCAGTCTTCAAAGTTGGCAACTTCCAAATTTACTAAGAATAGGTATCGCGTTTGTAGCGGGAATTGTGATTGGTATATTCAGCAGTATGCTTGGTGTCGCAGGCGGTGAGTTGATTATCCCGACAATTATTATGGTGTTTGCAATTGACATCAAATTAGCAGGAAGTTTGAGTCTGGCAATCAGCATTCCCACAATCATTATGGGTCTATACAAATACAAAAGTCAGCAACGATTAAAAGAAGTAAAATCAGAACAAGGATTCATTGTTTCAATGGCATCTGGTTCAATATTGGGAGCATTTATTGGCAGTAGTCTTTTGAGGTATGTAGCAAGTTCTTCCTTATATGTAATTTTGGGTATCATTCTCTTGTTGTCGGCGTTGAAGTTGGCAAAACATAAGCATTAG
- a CDS encoding aldo/keto reductase, translating into MTLPTTKLGQTGLTVSRLVLGTMTFGLQTDEETSIKILDTAAEAGINFLDTADVYPLGGGLPTAGRTEEIIGRWLKGKREHFIIATKAVGKVGPAPWDQGSSRKHILDAIDASLRRLGTDYVDLYQLHSDDASTPLDETLEALDTIVRAGKVRYIGVSNFLAYRLARALGRADVRHLTRFVSIQPRYNLLFREIERELLPLAQEEGLAVIPYNPLAGGLLTGKHNLAEGPTSGTRFTLGAAAERYQDRYWHDREFNTVEQLRTVADLAGLSLTSLAVAWVLANPIITAPIIGASRPEQLFDSLKAVEVKLDDNLKQKLDDITAEYRRGDAVR; encoded by the coding sequence ATAACTTTACCAACCACCAAACTCGGTCAAACCGGACTCACCGTTTCTCGGCTCGTTCTCGGTACAATGACCTTCGGACTACAAACAGATGAAGAAACATCTATAAAAATCCTCGATACCGCAGCCGAAGCTGGAATCAACTTTCTCGATACGGCTGATGTTTATCCCCTTGGTGGTGGACTACCCACTGCTGGAAGGACTGAGGAAATTATTGGCCGTTGGTTAAAAGGCAAACGAGAACATTTTATCATTGCTACTAAGGCCGTCGGTAAAGTTGGTCCTGCACCTTGGGACCAGGGATCTTCACGCAAACATATCTTAGATGCTATTGATGCTTCCCTCAGACGACTGGGAACTGATTATGTTGACCTGTATCAATTGCATTCTGATGATGCTTCAACTCCTCTGGATGAAACCCTAGAAGCACTCGATACAATAGTTCGTGCTGGTAAAGTCCGCTATATCGGAGTTTCCAACTTCTTAGCTTACCGATTAGCCCGCGCTTTGGGTCGTGCAGATGTCCGTCATTTGACTCGCTTTGTCTCCATTCAACCCCGCTATAATCTCTTATTCCGGGAAATTGAGCGAGAATTATTACCCCTAGCGCAAGAAGAAGGACTGGCTGTAATTCCCTACAATCCCTTAGCAGGGGGACTGCTGACAGGTAAACATAATCTGGCTGAAGGTCCAACATCAGGTACTCGTTTTACTTTGGGTGCAGCCGCAGAGCGTTATCAAGACCGTTATTGGCATGACCGCGAATTTAATACTGTGGAACAATTACGCACAGTGGCAGATTTGGCGGGATTATCCCTGACTAGTCTAGCAGTAGCTTGGGTTCTGGCTAATCCGATTATTACAGCCCCTATCATTGGTGCTAGTCGTCCAGAACAACTTTTTGACAGTCTCAAGGCTGTGGAAGTCAAACTTGACGACAATTTGAAACAAAAACTAGATGACATTACCGCCGAATATCGTCGGGGAGATGCTGTGCGTTAG
- a CDS encoding aliphatic sulfonate ABC transporter substrate-binding protein: MIKRRRFLNFATSSLCGFSMAYLLGSCRDQSQQNLVKSPSSLDIKTKVLRMGYQSAGDLFRNRKVLEKRLEPLGIKVEWAQFAQGPQLMEGMRVGKIDVGSVGETPPIFAQVAGSNLVYVVGTQRTATTGKSSVIAVPPESPLKKFEDIKGQEVYFQKGSASHYFILRALQSIGLTIKDIKIKSIPTIEARAAFLEGRIPVWMTGDPHYAIAQKMGRIRVLRDSVGLDSPGGYYIADRQFAEDNPGLLKIIIEELHALDQWAEKNRDEVAKLMITEQKLDEDVVAKVMSRRTFAGRRGLSPALIAEQQRVADLFFQEGVIPKKINIQEALLSPDLYAAITPPEIMV; encoded by the coding sequence ATGATTAAACGCCGTCGTTTTCTCAATTTTGCCACATCAAGTCTATGTGGATTTTCTATGGCATATCTGTTAGGAAGTTGTAGAGACCAAAGCCAACAGAATTTGGTAAAAAGTCCCAGTTCCTTGGATATCAAAACTAAGGTTCTCCGCATGGGGTATCAGAGTGCAGGGGATCTATTCAGAAATCGCAAAGTTTTAGAGAAACGCTTAGAGCCGTTGGGAATTAAGGTGGAATGGGCGCAATTTGCCCAAGGACCTCAACTCATGGAAGGGATGCGTGTTGGCAAAATTGATGTGGGATCAGTGGGAGAAACACCACCAATTTTTGCTCAAGTAGCTGGTTCAAATCTTGTTTATGTTGTGGGTACACAAAGAACCGCAACCACGGGAAAAAGTAGTGTTATTGCCGTACCACCGGAATCTCCACTGAAGAAGTTTGAGGATATTAAAGGGCAAGAAGTATATTTTCAAAAAGGCTCGGCATCCCACTATTTTATTCTTAGAGCCTTGCAGTCAATTGGCTTAACTATCAAGGATATTAAAATCAAAAGTATACCGACTATTGAGGCGCGGGCTGCGTTTTTGGAAGGGAGAATTCCCGTTTGGATGACAGGAGATCCCCACTATGCGATCGCTCAAAAAATGGGTCGAATTCGAGTTCTTAGAGATTCTGTAGGGCTAGATTCTCCTGGTGGTTACTATATTGCTGATAGACAATTTGCCGAAGATAATCCTGGCTTGCTCAAAATTATTATTGAGGAACTTCATGCTCTCGATCAATGGGCAGAAAAAAATCGAGATGAAGTAGCTAAATTGATGATTACTGAACAAAAACTCGATGAAGATGTAGTCGCAAAAGTGATGTCTCGTCGTACTTTTGCCGGACGCAGAGGACTCAGCCCTGCCCTAATTGCTGAACAACAACGCGTGGCCGATTTGTTCTTTCAAGAGGGAGTGATTCCTAAAAAAATTAATATTCAGGAAGCCTTACTTTCGCCTGATTTATATGCTGCAATCACACCACCAGAAATTATGGTTTAG
- a CDS encoding ABC transporter ATP-binding protein — MTKKIRLSKSFQRAPNAPELPDTPFLFICYFVNQFRWWYVLMVLLEIAHATCGIMLPYAIGEMIRSVTRHSTGDSKLIFDILRQPLILFTSLSIGEVVFGRSAGLLQTILHPIHRQHIVRSLYAYLQQHSHRYLSSSFAGALAHRIAETSLGVTQTMQMMITEFMPVIIVYIVSTILLYRAYPPLAAFVGIWAVLFISISFWLATRCRIYARKAAAARSETTGIIVDSVTNLTSSRLFARLGFERRYLNDQLKRELREVRKSNWYSERIRWFQFISAAILKIGTLYYSLSLWSQGKIAAADFVVATSLSLLIISEARNLSKRFLEFFEHIGNVANGVNTIIQPHEITDRDNAINHAITKGSIEFRQVHFSYSSEKTVFTNLSVTIQPGERVGLVGFSGSGKSTFVNLILRLFDPQSGQILIDGVDIKDMTQEALHSQISLIPQDPSLFHRTLLENILYGRLEASQAELIEAARKAYADDFIVQMTEGYDSLVGERGVKLSGGQRQRIAIARVILKNAPILILDEATSSLDSITEKAIQDTLDSAMNGKTVIVVAHRLSTIAHLDRILVFDQGRIIEDGTHSKLLAKGGAYHRLWQMQAGGFLPVAAIASDS; from the coding sequence ATGACTAAAAAAATCAGACTTTCTAAATCTTTTCAACGCGCTCCCAATGCGCCCGAATTACCAGATACTCCTTTCCTATTTATTTGTTATTTTGTGAATCAGTTTCGCTGGTGGTATGTGTTAATGGTGCTTCTGGAAATCGCCCACGCCACCTGTGGAATTATGTTACCTTATGCGATTGGTGAAATGATTCGCAGTGTGACACGACACTCCACGGGGGACAGTAAACTGATTTTTGATATTTTGAGACAACCCTTGATTCTGTTTACGTCCTTGAGTATAGGTGAGGTGGTATTTGGGCGTTCCGCTGGACTGTTACAAACTATTCTCCATCCCATCCACAGACAGCATATTGTGCGATCGCTATATGCCTATTTACAGCAGCATTCCCATCGTTATCTCAGCAGTAGTTTTGCTGGTGCGTTAGCCCATCGCATTGCGGAAACTTCCCTGGGTGTTACCCAAACGATGCAAATGATGATTACGGAATTTATGCCAGTAATTATCGTTTATATAGTCTCCACAATTCTACTCTATCGCGCCTATCCTCCCCTAGCGGCATTTGTGGGGATTTGGGCAGTTTTGTTTATCAGTATTTCCTTCTGGTTGGCGACTCGTTGTCGAATATATGCACGGAAAGCCGCCGCTGCTAGAAGTGAAACTACAGGTATTATTGTAGATTCTGTGACAAATCTTACTAGTAGTAGACTTTTTGCCCGTTTGGGTTTTGAACGCCGCTATTTGAATGACCAATTAAAACGCGAACTCAGGGAGGTGAGAAAATCTAACTGGTATTCTGAACGAATTCGCTGGTTTCAGTTTATTTCAGCAGCAATTCTGAAAATTGGTACTCTATATTACTCACTTTCTCTGTGGAGTCAAGGAAAAATAGCTGCGGCTGACTTTGTTGTTGCCACCAGTTTGTCACTTTTAATCATTAGTGAAGCCCGCAATTTAAGCAAACGGTTTCTAGAGTTTTTTGAACATATTGGTAATGTAGCTAATGGTGTGAATACTATCATTCAACCCCATGAAATTACTGATCGGGATAATGCTATAAATCACGCCATCACTAAAGGTAGTATTGAGTTTCGGCAGGTGCATTTCAGTTACTCATCAGAAAAGACTGTATTCACTAATCTTTCTGTCACCATTCAACCAGGAGAGCGCGTCGGATTAGTGGGTTTTTCCGGTTCTGGGAAATCTACTTTTGTCAATCTGATTTTGCGTTTATTTGACCCTCAATCGGGACAAATATTGATTGATGGGGTGGATATCAAAGATATGACTCAGGAAGCCCTACATTCGCAAATTAGTTTGATTCCTCAAGATCCTTCTCTGTTCCATCGGACTTTATTAGAAAATATTCTCTACGGACGTTTAGAAGCATCACAGGCGGAATTGATAGAAGCAGCACGGAAAGCCTATGCTGACGATTTTATTGTCCAAATGACGGAGGGTTATGATTCTTTGGTGGGTGAACGCGGTGTTAAACTCTCTGGGGGACAAAGACAAAGAATTGCTATCGCCCGTGTTATCCTCAAAAATGCACCCATCTTAATCTTAGATGAAGCCACTTCTAGCCTTGATTCCATTACCGAAAAAGCCATTCAAGATACTCTGGATTCAGCAATGAATGGAAAAACAGTTATTGTAGTAGCCCATCGTTTATCCACTATCGCTCATTTAGACCGGATTTTGGTGTTTGA